The following coding sequences are from one Panthera leo isolate Ple1 chromosome E1, P.leo_Ple1_pat1.1, whole genome shotgun sequence window:
- the FDXR gene encoding NADPH:adrenodoxin oxidoreductase, mitochondrial isoform X1: protein MAPRCWRWWHWSTWRRTRPPLPGSTPSFRQRFSTQEQPPQICVVGSGPAGFYTAQHLLKHHPQAHVDIYEKQLVPFGLVRFGVAPDHPEVKNVINTFTQTARSARCAFRGNVVVGRDVAVPELRAAYHAVVLSYGAEDHRALEIPGEELPGVFSARAFVGWYNGLPENRELAPDLSCDTAVILGQGNVALDVARILLTPPEHLEKTDITEAALGVLRQSRVKTVWIVGRRGPLQVAFTIKELREMIQLPGTRPILDPADFLGLQDRIKDVPRPRKRLTELLLRTATEKPGTEDAARQAPASRAWGLRFFRSPQQVLPSPDGRRAAGIRLAVTRLEGVGEAARAVPTGDTEDLPCGLVLSSVGYKSRPIDPSVPFDPKLGVIPNMEGRVVDVPGLYCSGWVKRGPTGVIATTMTDSFLTGQMLLQDLKAGLLPPGPRPGYAAIEALLSSRGVQPVSFSDWEKLDAEEVSRGKGAGKPREKLLDPQEMLGLLGR from the exons ATGGCTCCGCGTTGCTGGCGCTGGTGGCACTGGTCGACGTGGCGTCGGACACGGCCGCCTCTCCCCGGGAGCACCCCGA GCTTCCGGCAGCGGTTCTCCACCCAGGAGCAGCCCCCCCAGATCTGTGTGGTGGGCAGTGGCCCAGCTGGTTTCTATACCGCCCAACACCTGCTAAAG CACCACCCCCAGGCCCACGTGGACATCTACGAGAAGCAGCTTGTGCCCTTCGGCTTGGTGCGCTTTGGCGTGGCGCCCGACCACCCCGAGGTGAAG AATGTCATCAACACCTTTACCCAGACGGCTCGCTCGGCCCGATGTGCCTTCCGTGGCAATGTGGTGGTGGGCAGGGACGTGGCTGTGCCGGAGCTCCGGGCAGCCTACCACGCTGTGGTGCTG AGCTATGGGGCAGAGGACCATCGGGCCCTGGAAATTCCTGGTGAGGAGCTGCCTGGGGTCTTCTCGGCCCGGGCCTTTGTGGGCTGGTACAATGGGCTTCCTGAGAACCGGGAG CTGGCACCAGACCTGAGCTGTGACACAGCCGTGATTCTGGGGCAAGGGAATGTGGCTCTGGATGTGGCCCGGATCCTGCTGACCCCACCTGAGCACCTGGAG AAAACGGACATCACAGAGGCTGCCCTGGGGGTACTGAGGCAGAGTCGGGTGAAGACGGTGTGGATAGTGGGCCGACGCGGACCCCTGCAAGTGGCCTTCACCATTAAG GAGCTTCGGGAGATGATTCAGTTACCAGGAACCCGGCCCATTTTGGATCCTGCGGATTTCTTGGGCCTTCAGGACAGAATCAAGG ACGTCCCCCGCCCGAGGAAGAGGCTCACAGAACTGCTGCTTCGAACAGCCACGGAGAAGCCAGGGACAGAGGACGCTGCCCGCCAGGCACCGGCCTCCCGCGCCTGGGGCCTCCGCTTTTTCCGAAGCCCCCAGCAGGTGCTGCCATCACCAGACGGGCGACGGGCAGCAGGCATTCGCCTGGCAGTCACCAGACTGGAG GGTGTCGGTGAGGCTGCCCGGGCAGTGCCCACTGGAGACACGGAAGACCTCCCTTGTGGGCTGGTACTGAGCAGCGTTGGGTATAAGAGCCGTCCCATCGATCCCAGTGTGCCCTTTGACCCCAAGCTTGGGGTCATCCCCAATATGGAAGGCCGGGTTGTAGATGTGCCAG GCCTCTACTGCAGCGGCTGGGTGAAGCGGGGGCCCACAGGCGTCATCGCCACCACCATGACTGACAGCTTCCTCACCGGCCAGATGCTGTTGCAGGACCTGAAGGCTGGGCTGCTGCCACCGGGTCCCAGGCCTGGCTATGCAGCCATCGAGGCCCTGCTCAGCAGCCGAG ggGTCCAGCCTGTCTCTTTCTCGGACTGGGAGAAGCTGGATGCCGAGGAAGTGTCCCGGGGCAAGGGTGCTGGGAAGCCCCGGGAGAAGCTGCTGGATCCTCAGGAGATGCTGGGACTGCTGGGGCGCTGA
- the LOC122205894 gene encoding basic proline-rich protein-like produces MRAEGPLQPPPPGRGPSPRPGSPAQRASSSNSCGGRQPGLPRPRTAPSPAAPRRPAKEELEGSATGETNVLGASPASFPRVRLAPVTSASLSRLLSIRPGAEPQARSPRVPVPRAAPSSGSPRRPDCPRDSRVCLRRPCPRGARAQPQVGGEVGVPGSPPATHRGEGALRPRREPAPAASRALHVPAPRPRALARSVLARRAPEPGQRGARVRGAAWRAGQGRPPPRARRPAPSRGPLGAWLRPGLGGTPRLWLPGLASRLWLSARRRPRGPAPPGPAASAPPRPAPPPAPRCSRPLLARPRAGRLGPFSPLRGCVPRPDTWGQVRPRRNQQPAWSPGFEPAAH; encoded by the exons ATGCGCGCAGAAG gccctctccagccccctccgCCCGGTCGCGGCCCCAGCCCCCGGCCGGGCTCCCCGGCCCAGCGGGCTTCCAGCAGCAACAGTTGCGGGGGCCGGCAGCCCGGACTCCCGCGTCCccgcaccgccccctcccccgcggcGCCGCGACGCCCGGCgaaggaggagctggagggcTCCGCGACCGGGGAGACGAACGTCTTGGGCGCCTCACCCGCGTCCTTCCCTCGCGTCCGCCTCGCGCCTGTCACCTCGGCCTCCCTCTCTCGCCTCCTCTCCATCCGCCCCGGGGCCGAACCCCAGGCCCGGTCCCCGAGGGTCCCGGTGCCCCGGGCCGCCCCCTCCTCGGGCTCCCCGCGCCGGCCAGACTGTCCCCGGGACTCCCGCGTCTGTCTCCGCCGTCCTTGCCCGCGCGGCGCCCGAGCCCAGCCCCAAGTTGGCGGCGAAGTTGGCGTCCCCGGTTCGCCACCCGCCACTCACCGGGGGGAAGGGGCGCTGCGCCCGCGCCGAGAGCCCGCGCCGGCCGCCTCCCGCGCGCTGCATGTCCCGGCGCCTCGGCCCCGCGCCCTGGCGCGCTCCGTCCTAGCTCGGCGGGCACCTGAGCCCGGGCAACGCGGGGCCCGTGTCCGCGGCGCGGCCTGGCGGGCTGGGCAGggccggcccccgccccgcgcccggcGCCCCGCGCCCTCCCGGGGTCCGCTCGGCGCCTGGCTCCGTCCCGGGCTGGGCGGCACGCCGCGCCTCTGGCTCCCAGGGCTCGCCAGCCGGCTGTGGCTGAGCGCTCGCCGCCGCCCGCGCGGGCCCGCCCCGCCGGGGCCCGccgcctccgccccgccccggcccgccccgccgcccgctcCCCGCTGCTCCAGGCCCCTCCTTGCCCGCCCGCGCGCGGGACGCCTgggtcccttctcccctctccggGGCTGCGTCCCCAGACCCGACACTTGGGGCCAAGTGCGGCCTCGGAGAAACCAACAGCCCGCCTGGAGccctgggttcgagcccgcagctcactag
- the FDXR gene encoding NADPH:adrenodoxin oxidoreductase, mitochondrial isoform X2, translated as MAPRCWRWWHWSTWRRTRPPLPGSTPTSGGSDEVRDPANAKVLRKKRRRGQLGVKLGKLHLLALLLEQPPQICVVGSGPAGFYTAQHLLKHHPQAHVDIYEKQLVPFGLVRFGVAPDHPEVKNVINTFTQTARSARCAFRGNVVVGRDVAVPELRAAYHAVVLSYGAEDHRALEIPGEELPGVFSARAFVGWYNGLPENRELAPDLSCDTAVILGQGNVALDVARILLTPPEHLEKTDITEAALGVLRQSRVKTVWIVGRRGPLQVAFTIKELREMIQLPGTRPILDPADFLGLQDRIKDVPRPRKRLTELLLRTATEKPGTEDAARQAPASRAWGLRFFRSPQQVLPSPDGRRAAGIRLAVTRLEGVGEAARAVPTGDTEDLPCGLVLSSVGYKSRPIDPSVPFDPKLGVIPNMEGRVVDVPGLYCSGWVKRGPTGVIATTMTDSFLTGQMLLQDLKAGLLPPGPRPGYAAIEALLSSRGVQPVSFSDWEKLDAEEVSRGKGAGKPREKLLDPQEMLGLLGR; from the exons ATGGCTCCGCGTTGCTGGCGCTGGTGGCACTGGTCGACGTGGCGTCGGACACGGCCGCCTCTCCCCGGGAGCACCCCGA CTTCAGGG GGTTCAGATGAAGTAAGAGATCCTGCAAACGCCAAGGttttgaggaaaaagaggaggagagggcaaTTGGGGGTGAAGCTTGGGAAGCTGCATCTTCTGGCACTGTTGTTG GAGCAGCCCCCCCAGATCTGTGTGGTGGGCAGTGGCCCAGCTGGTTTCTATACCGCCCAACACCTGCTAAAG CACCACCCCCAGGCCCACGTGGACATCTACGAGAAGCAGCTTGTGCCCTTCGGCTTGGTGCGCTTTGGCGTGGCGCCCGACCACCCCGAGGTGAAG AATGTCATCAACACCTTTACCCAGACGGCTCGCTCGGCCCGATGTGCCTTCCGTGGCAATGTGGTGGTGGGCAGGGACGTGGCTGTGCCGGAGCTCCGGGCAGCCTACCACGCTGTGGTGCTG AGCTATGGGGCAGAGGACCATCGGGCCCTGGAAATTCCTGGTGAGGAGCTGCCTGGGGTCTTCTCGGCCCGGGCCTTTGTGGGCTGGTACAATGGGCTTCCTGAGAACCGGGAG CTGGCACCAGACCTGAGCTGTGACACAGCCGTGATTCTGGGGCAAGGGAATGTGGCTCTGGATGTGGCCCGGATCCTGCTGACCCCACCTGAGCACCTGGAG AAAACGGACATCACAGAGGCTGCCCTGGGGGTACTGAGGCAGAGTCGGGTGAAGACGGTGTGGATAGTGGGCCGACGCGGACCCCTGCAAGTGGCCTTCACCATTAAG GAGCTTCGGGAGATGATTCAGTTACCAGGAACCCGGCCCATTTTGGATCCTGCGGATTTCTTGGGCCTTCAGGACAGAATCAAGG ACGTCCCCCGCCCGAGGAAGAGGCTCACAGAACTGCTGCTTCGAACAGCCACGGAGAAGCCAGGGACAGAGGACGCTGCCCGCCAGGCACCGGCCTCCCGCGCCTGGGGCCTCCGCTTTTTCCGAAGCCCCCAGCAGGTGCTGCCATCACCAGACGGGCGACGGGCAGCAGGCATTCGCCTGGCAGTCACCAGACTGGAG GGTGTCGGTGAGGCTGCCCGGGCAGTGCCCACTGGAGACACGGAAGACCTCCCTTGTGGGCTGGTACTGAGCAGCGTTGGGTATAAGAGCCGTCCCATCGATCCCAGTGTGCCCTTTGACCCCAAGCTTGGGGTCATCCCCAATATGGAAGGCCGGGTTGTAGATGTGCCAG GCCTCTACTGCAGCGGCTGGGTGAAGCGGGGGCCCACAGGCGTCATCGCCACCACCATGACTGACAGCTTCCTCACCGGCCAGATGCTGTTGCAGGACCTGAAGGCTGGGCTGCTGCCACCGGGTCCCAGGCCTGGCTATGCAGCCATCGAGGCCCTGCTCAGCAGCCGAG ggGTCCAGCCTGTCTCTTTCTCGGACTGGGAGAAGCTGGATGCCGAGGAAGTGTCCCGGGGCAAGGGTGCTGGGAAGCCCCGGGAGAAGCTGCTGGATCCTCAGGAGATGCTGGGACTGCTGGGGCGCTGA
- the FADS6 gene encoding fatty acid desaturase 6: MPGRPLMEPAPGAPRGHGGGEALLGELETLVQDVVRTSSWWERHGVDCAILALSLLSVPAGFLSLRSENVLVLALGIIILGVCHYTLTVKGSHLATHGALTESKRWSRIWELFFVEVCSSFSAEYGKYGHVKMHHGYTNVLGLGDSSTWRLPCLNRYVYMFLAPLLIPVLTPLVAVERLRKVELRSAVRTLGLISLGLYAHYWLLLNVSGFRSPGSALLCMFTTRSLLAHPYLHVNIFQHIGLPMFSRDKKPQRIHMMSLGVLNLPRLPVLEWAFGHSIVSCHVEHHLFPRLSDNMCLKVKPVVSRFLQEKRLPYNEDSYLARFWLFLSRYEEFMVQTPPITELVGLQ, translated from the exons ATGCCCGGGCGGCCCCTCATGGAGCCGGCACCCGGCGCTCCCCGGGGCCACGGCGGGGGCGAGGCGCTGCTGGGTGAGCTGGAGACGCTGGTTCAGGACGTGGTGAGGACGAGCTCTTGGTGGGAGCGCCACGGTGTGGACTGCGCCATCCTCGCGCTCAGCCTCCTCTCGGTGCCGGCCG GGTTCTTAAGCCTGCGCTCTGAGAATGTCCTCGTCCTTGCACTGGGCATCATCATCCTGGGTGTGTGCCACTACACGCTCACGGTCAAGGGCAGCCACCTGGCCACACACGGTGCCCTCACCGAGTCAAAACGCTGGAGCAGGATCTGGGAGCTTTTCTTTGTGGAG GTATGCTCGTCCTTCTCTGCAGAGTACGGCAAGTATGGACACGTCAAGATGCACCATGGTTACACCAATGTGTTGGGCCTTGGGGACTCGAGCACGTGGAGGCTGCCTTGCCTCAACCGCTACGTGTACATGTTCCTTGCTCCTCTCTTGATCCCCGTCCTCACCCCATTGGTGGCTGTTG AGCGGCTGAGAAAGGTGGAGCTCAGGTCGGCTGTGCGGACGCTGGGCCTGATTTCCCTGGGCCTCTACGCTCACTATTGGCTGCTTCTGAATGTATCTGGCTTCAGGAGCCCCGGCTCGGCCCTGCTGTGCATGTTCACCACCAGGTCCCTGCTGGCCCACCCTTACCTCCACGTCAACATCTTCCAG CACATTGGGCTGCCCATGTTCTCTCGGGACAAGAAGCCTCAGAGGATTCACATGATGAGCCTGGGTGTGCTGAACCTGCCCCGACTGCCTGTACTGGAATGGGCGTTCGGCCACTCCATTGTCAGCTGCCACGTGGAGCACCACCTCTTCCCCCGGCTCTCTGACAACATGTGCCTGAAG GTGAAGCCCGTGGTGTCCCGGTTCCTCCAGGAGAAGCGGCTGCCTTACAATGAGGACTCCTACCTGGCTCGCTTCTGGCTGTTCCTCAGTCGCTATGAGGAGTTCATGGTGCAGACCCCTCCCATCACAGAGCTGGTGGGATTGCAgtga